A part of Melittangium boletus DSM 14713 genomic DNA contains:
- a CDS encoding SET domain-containing protein, with amino-acid sequence MEKVFVAECRLGRGLFAEVPLKRGEVILTFAGQVLSLREVMGRPDSFNMLQIGRGEYLDLESPGLYGNHSCEPNAGLRDNTTLVAMRDILAGEEIQYDYSTTMSEDLETMECRCCTRSCRGVVRDFRYLPPEVRHRYLSLGLVPDFILEEQTVPLPLFAEEGLAGS; translated from the coding sequence ATGGAGAAGGTGTTCGTGGCCGAATGCAGGCTGGGTCGGGGACTGTTCGCCGAGGTGCCACTCAAGCGAGGGGAAGTCATCCTCACCTTTGCCGGTCAGGTGCTGTCCCTTCGAGAGGTCATGGGCCGGCCCGACTCCTTCAACATGCTTCAAATCGGACGCGGGGAGTATCTGGACCTCGAGTCCCCCGGCTTGTACGGCAACCACTCGTGTGAGCCCAACGCGGGCCTCCGGGACAACACCACGCTCGTGGCGATGCGAGACATCCTCGCGGGCGAGGAAATCCAATACGACTACTCCACTACGATGAGCGAGGATCTGGAGACGATGGAGTGCCGGTGCTGCACCCGGAGCTGCCGGGGCGTGGTGCGCGACTTCCGGTACCTGCCGCCCGAGGTGAGACACCGCTATCTGTCCCTGGGTCTCGTGCCGGACTTCATCCTGGAGGAGCAGACCGTGCCCCTCCCCTTGTTCGCCGAGGAAGGGCTGGCGGGCTCCTGA
- a CDS encoding type VI immunity family protein: MSHALDSYLRAVNDRPVALSTYTCCDWEPSPLDDRGGEFIRATLNPKERRYADDSPRDEASDILKAGADPYFGIYGEQDSGFSFEYHARIPWREASPGDATVLRATLPTEYLEERGAEFVHEFSQDLASRLPFASGHAGLALDVAYPRLGRLDALRPLIFRHPGFDLRDAGIRDSLGPRVDGVHWMNFLGQPVLSALGGAAGLRARLQSSTDVQELDDERALVTLGPEPEAGDTAHGQTLPAYREFARVLEPWLEPFPWDSLGEQDNAAAEEWHRWWRRFLD, translated from the coding sequence GTGTCCCACGCACTCGACAGCTACCTGCGTGCTGTCAATGACCGCCCGGTCGCGCTCTCGACATATACCTGCTGCGACTGGGAGCCCAGCCCACTCGATGACAGGGGAGGGGAATTCATTCGAGCCACCCTGAACCCGAAAGAACGCCGATATGCGGATGACTCCCCGCGCGATGAGGCCTCCGACATCTTGAAGGCTGGGGCGGACCCCTACTTCGGCATCTACGGTGAACAGGACAGTGGTTTCTCGTTCGAGTACCACGCTCGGATTCCCTGGCGAGAGGCCTCACCCGGCGACGCCACTGTCCTCCGCGCGACCCTGCCCACGGAATACCTCGAGGAGCGGGGCGCGGAATTCGTCCACGAGTTCTCCCAGGATCTGGCCTCTCGCCTTCCCTTCGCCTCCGGGCATGCTGGGCTCGCACTTGACGTCGCATATCCCAGACTCGGCCGACTCGATGCCCTGCGCCCGCTGATCTTCCGTCACCCTGGATTCGATCTCCGCGATGCCGGCATCCGCGATTCGCTGGGCCCCCGAGTGGATGGCGTCCACTGGATGAATTTCCTTGGCCAGCCCGTTCTCTCCGCGCTGGGTGGAGCAGCGGGCCTTCGTGCTCGGCTTCAATCCTCCACGGACGTCCAGGAACTCGATGACGAGCGTGCCCTGGTGACCCTGGGGCCGGAGCCCGAAGCAGGGGACACGGCTCATGGCCAGACACTTCCCGCATACCGCGAGTTCGCGCGGGTGCTGGAGCCCTGGCTGGAGCCCTTCCCGTGGGACTCCCTCGGCGAACAGGACAACGCCGCCGCGGAGGAGTGGCACCGCTGGTGGCGCCGGTTCCTCGACTGA
- a CDS encoding SDR family oxidoreductase: MNDKTVIVTGANSGVGLATVVELARQGATVIMACRSPERGEQALREAIERSGSARIELMLCDLGSLDSIRAFASAFQARYPKLDVLINNAGVISLKRETTRDGFEAQLGTNHLGHFLLTLLLLEPLRAAPQGRVVNVSSNAHRVGSIRWEDPHFTQGYSVWRVYAQSKLANILFTKGLAYRLRGTSITVNCMHPGAVATRLGVDRKTGFGKTVMRLLKPFFLTPEQGADTSVYLATSDAVAGVSGEYFYRREPAKVSRLAEDRELIDRLWFWSEKQVGQSWPGP; the protein is encoded by the coding sequence ATGAATGACAAGACCGTGATCGTGACGGGGGCCAACTCGGGGGTGGGACTGGCCACGGTGGTGGAGCTGGCGCGCCAGGGCGCCACCGTCATCATGGCCTGCCGCAGCCCCGAGCGAGGGGAACAGGCCCTGAGGGAAGCGATCGAGCGCAGCGGCTCGGCGAGGATCGAGCTGATGCTGTGTGACCTGGGCTCGCTCGACAGCATTCGTGCCTTCGCGAGCGCCTTCCAGGCCCGCTACCCGAAGCTGGACGTGCTCATCAACAACGCGGGGGTCATCTCCCTCAAGCGCGAGACGACCCGCGACGGCTTCGAAGCGCAGCTGGGCACCAACCACCTGGGCCACTTCCTGCTGACGCTGCTGCTGTTGGAGCCGCTGCGGGCGGCGCCCCAGGGACGGGTGGTGAACGTGTCCTCGAACGCGCACCGCGTGGGCTCCATCCGCTGGGAGGATCCCCACTTCACCCAGGGCTACAGCGTGTGGAGGGTCTACGCCCAGTCCAAGCTGGCCAACATCCTGTTCACCAAGGGGCTGGCGTACCGGCTGCGTGGCACTTCCATCACCGTCAATTGCATGCACCCGGGCGCGGTGGCCACGCGTCTGGGCGTGGACCGGAAGACGGGCTTTGGCAAGACGGTGATGCGCCTGCTCAAGCCCTTCTTCCTCACGCCCGAGCAGGGAGCGGACACCTCGGTGTACCTGGCCACGAGCGACGCGGTGGCGGGCGTATCCGGTGAGTACTTCTACCGCCGCGAGCCCGCCAAGGTGTCCCGGTTGGCCGAGGACCGCGAGCTGATCGACCGGCTGTGGTTCTGGAGCGAGAAGCAGGTGGGCCAGAGCTGGCCCGGGCCTTGA
- a CDS encoding DUF6184 family natural product biosynthesis lipoprotein, producing MSKINAWVWVGVVGLVGCGGSSVDGGGTDTSGGQSHAVERAAEANCDNYEACGDIGAGKGYSTREECVTQRSAYWSDRWPATSCDKRINANQLSVCLGALQTISCNSLTDELKVNNEKCPQASICAGN from the coding sequence ATGAGCAAGATCAACGCGTGGGTGTGGGTGGGAGTGGTGGGGCTCGTGGGTTGTGGCGGCTCGAGCGTGGACGGAGGTGGGACGGACACCTCGGGCGGTCAGTCCCACGCGGTGGAGCGGGCCGCCGAGGCCAACTGCGACAACTACGAGGCCTGCGGCGACATCGGCGCCGGCAAGGGGTACTCGACGCGCGAGGAGTGCGTCACCCAGCGCTCGGCCTACTGGAGCGACCGGTGGCCCGCCACGAGTTGTGACAAGCGCATCAACGCCAACCAGTTGTCCGTGTGTCTGGGGGCCCTCCAGACCATCTCCTGCAACAGCCTCACCGACGAGCTCAAGGTCAACAACGAGAAGTGCCCCCAGGCGAGCATCTGCGCCGGCAACTGA
- a CDS encoding DUF6184 family natural product biosynthesis lipoprotein, which translates to MKMNLGLMVAGVVGLFGCGGTVADITNKQSDAVNAAAGESCDRYQDCEEIGAGKKYETRDACLAENKDFWNGRWEAADCDGHINGDSLDVCLNSIKTTSCGSIIDQIDTAYNRCAKADVCK; encoded by the coding sequence ATGAAAATGAATCTCGGACTGATGGTGGCGGGCGTGGTGGGACTCTTCGGCTGCGGCGGCACCGTCGCGGACATCACCAACAAGCAGTCGGACGCGGTGAACGCCGCGGCGGGCGAGAGCTGCGATCGCTACCAGGACTGTGAGGAGATCGGCGCTGGCAAGAAGTACGAGACGCGTGACGCCTGCCTGGCGGAGAACAAGGACTTCTGGAATGGCCGGTGGGAGGCCGCTGACTGCGACGGCCACATCAATGGAGACAGCCTCGATGTCTGTCTGAACTCCATCAAGACCACGTCGTGTGGCAGCATCATCGACCAGATCGACACCGCCTACAACCGGTGCGCCAAGGCCGACGTGTGCAAGTGA
- a CDS encoding HNH endonuclease, translating into MSTPSPDTITCIYCRQVRGPTREHVLPRSLGGDFVQPILCGDCNSRRLSPLDQALAERSLVALSRIGFTPEAAFDVRLGGDHFVKDEATGLMIDVALTNEVRPVVMPQVHVAPDGSLARVCILTADTDSLKRLDAFIVRQINAGRLSKMYVKLGPSNAGPYARLVMHRENDGYLRAQTAEDAQQLVAILQANWQAAYAQHASRVASGEAIAEGQSILNPSVHVNMSYCPDDVNRAIAKIVLNVLAARVGSQFALAPEFDELRCYILGEDIRHPERLAPDQVAVDSRFVLQLPHDTQPIVPTDEHAVTLYYVPSSLYGWVTLYRSHNFIVKLGEIALSENLFVVHEFSSIRRGNEALDISEIYKRIRAVRQDGQE; encoded by the coding sequence GTGAGCACGCCATCTCCTGACACCATCACGTGCATCTACTGCCGCCAGGTGCGCGGGCCGACGCGGGAGCACGTCCTTCCTCGATCGCTCGGAGGCGACTTTGTCCAGCCCATCCTCTGCGGGGACTGCAACTCCCGGCGGCTCTCCCCGTTGGACCAAGCACTGGCGGAACGGTCGTTGGTGGCTCTCTCGCGGATCGGCTTCACGCCGGAGGCTGCGTTCGACGTGCGACTTGGCGGCGATCATTTCGTCAAAGACGAAGCCACGGGGCTCATGATCGACGTGGCCCTCACGAACGAGGTGCGCCCCGTGGTTATGCCGCAGGTCCACGTCGCGCCAGATGGCAGTCTCGCGAGGGTCTGCATCCTTACAGCCGACACCGACTCCCTGAAGCGCCTTGATGCCTTCATCGTGAGGCAGATCAATGCCGGTCGTCTCTCCAAGATGTACGTCAAGCTCGGTCCCAGCAACGCTGGTCCCTATGCGCGCCTTGTGATGCACCGCGAGAACGACGGCTACCTCCGGGCCCAGACGGCCGAGGACGCCCAGCAACTCGTGGCGATCCTCCAAGCGAACTGGCAGGCAGCGTACGCACAGCATGCTTCTCGTGTGGCAAGTGGCGAGGCGATTGCCGAGGGGCAATCGATTCTCAACCCATCGGTTCACGTCAACATGTCGTACTGCCCCGACGACGTGAACAGAGCTATTGCCAAGATCGTTCTCAACGTCCTGGCTGCTCGCGTCGGCTCCCAGTTCGCGCTTGCACCCGAGTTCGACGAGTTGCGTTGCTACATCTTGGGCGAAGACATCCGCCATCCCGAACGCCTCGCACCGGACCAAGTTGCGGTCGACTCCAGGTTCGTATTGCAGCTTCCCCACGACACGCAGCCGATCGTCCCGACAGACGAACACGCGGTCACGCTCTACTATGTCCCGTCCTCGCTATACGGCTGGGTGACGCTCTACAGATCGCACAACTTCATCGTGAAGCTCGGAGAAATCGCGCTCTCGGAGAACCTCTTCGTCGTCCACGAATTCTCATCGATTCGTCGTGGAAACGAGGCGCTCGATATCTCGGAGATCTACAAGCGGATTCGAGCTGTTCGCCAAGATGGCCAGGAGTAG
- a CDS encoding helix-turn-helix domain-containing protein has translation MTDRAPDSAPLSLPLEEVRDTLARNLSAARSALGLSQDQLAAAGGVSRATINQLEGAEGDPRLSTLVGLSAALGVSPVFLLLGRDELDAIAKAPGSKEAKKVQAYLTPEELDTMRRLLRSGVAKNRAKAVAIGSMAAVTAGVTAGSLAAAAIGTALLPGIGTAIGAAFAASWLARKKAEEAKDDDE, from the coding sequence ATGACGGATCGCGCTCCTGACTCGGCGCCCCTGTCCCTGCCGCTCGAAGAGGTGCGAGATACGCTCGCTCGCAACCTCTCGGCGGCGCGTAGCGCCCTTGGGCTGTCCCAAGACCAACTCGCCGCCGCTGGTGGCGTTTCGCGGGCGACGATCAACCAGCTTGAGGGGGCCGAAGGAGACCCTCGACTCTCGACGCTGGTCGGCCTCTCCGCCGCGCTCGGTGTCTCCCCCGTGTTCCTCTTGCTCGGCCGAGACGAGCTCGATGCGATCGCCAAGGCGCCGGGTAGCAAGGAAGCCAAGAAGGTTCAGGCCTATCTGACGCCGGAGGAACTGGACACGATGCGCCGGCTTCTGCGGTCTGGCGTGGCCAAGAACCGGGCGAAGGCCGTCGCGATAGGATCAATGGCCGCCGTCACCGCAGGTGTGACCGCCGGATCGCTCGCAGCAGCGGCGATCGGAACGGCGCTCTTGCCGGGGATCGGAACGGCCATCGGGGCTGCATTCGCTGCCTCCTGGCTAGCGCGGAAGAAGGCCGAGGAAGCGAAGGACGACGACGAGTGA
- a CDS encoding DNA adenine methylase translates to MLPAHKTYVEPFVGSAAVLFAKEPSEVEVLNDADPEIAEAYQLLKKLTPEQVERLRKMPCLRP, encoded by the coding sequence ATGCTCCCGGCGCACAAGACCTACGTCGAACCCTTCGTCGGCAGCGCCGCCGTCCTCTTCGCCAAGGAGCCCTCCGAGGTCGAGGTCCTCAACGATGCGGACCCGGAGATCGCCGAGGCCTACCAGCTCTTGAAAAAGCTCACCCCCGAGCAGGTGGAGCGACTGCGGAAGATGCCCTGTCTCCGCCCCTAA
- a CDS encoding M4 family metallopeptidase codes for MQISNKNPVSAPVVSTPAAPAAAETPAAAPQAQAPATTGFSKDSSFTPAAANVASAARATGPLSLRSAEAQTAIQKSVDFLQQNSPTQRGIVPSTPVSAALTPKQVFKDELGMTHVRMDRTHEGVKVFGEQVISHLDKDGKVADVTGSVSHVPAGLGASPVKLTAQDALAVAQKSFGAETSRAPSSERVIVQGQDGQYHSAYHVQLDKTTDLKANEAPRRMNYFVDANSGQILESFDQMGGLAEDAKRLQELGSKASPSTPSTPSTPTTPGGPSLPTTGKADDTSLYSGKVDLSTTKKADGTYTLEDTTRGDGVVTYDGQNKARPSGQTPFTDANDVWGEATDNERTKAAVDAHYGAEMTYDFLKDVLGRNSLDDKGEKLVSYVHVDKNLVNAFWDGEKMSYGDGNGKDAGPLTTLDIAGHEIAHGLTERTAGLVYRGESGGLNEAFSDIMGTGVEWYASQKNPNVKFDWSMGEDAWQPGNTTGEALRYMNDPTKDGYSIDNYKNYPKQTEVHGSSGIANNAFYLLTEGGKNRTSGLEVKDGIGMDKSLKIFGRALTTYMTPNTTFAQAREATIKAATDLHGADSVEVQKVKDAWTAVGVVSK; via the coding sequence ATGCAGATCTCCAACAAGAACCCGGTTTCCGCTCCCGTCGTCTCCACCCCCGCCGCTCCCGCCGCCGCGGAGACCCCGGCCGCGGCCCCGCAGGCGCAGGCCCCCGCCACCACGGGCTTCAGCAAGGACTCCAGCTTCACCCCGGCCGCCGCCAACGTCGCCTCGGCTGCCCGCGCCACCGGCCCCCTGTCCCTGCGGAGCGCCGAGGCCCAGACGGCCATCCAGAAGTCGGTGGACTTCCTGCAGCAGAACAGCCCCACCCAGCGCGGCATCGTCCCCAGCACGCCGGTGTCCGCTGCCCTCACGCCCAAGCAGGTCTTCAAGGACGAGCTGGGCATGACGCACGTGCGCATGGACCGCACCCACGAGGGCGTGAAGGTCTTCGGTGAGCAGGTCATCAGCCACCTGGACAAGGACGGCAAGGTGGCGGACGTGACGGGCTCGGTGTCCCACGTGCCCGCGGGCCTGGGCGCCTCGCCCGTGAAGCTCACCGCGCAGGACGCGCTGGCCGTGGCCCAGAAGTCCTTCGGCGCCGAGACCTCGCGCGCGCCCTCCTCCGAGCGCGTCATCGTCCAGGGCCAGGACGGCCAGTACCACTCCGCCTACCACGTGCAGCTCGACAAGACGACGGACCTCAAGGCGAACGAGGCCCCCCGCCGCATGAACTACTTCGTGGACGCCAACAGCGGGCAGATCCTCGAGAGCTTCGACCAGATGGGTGGCCTCGCCGAGGACGCGAAGCGGCTCCAGGAGCTCGGCTCCAAGGCCTCGCCCTCCACCCCCAGCACCCCGTCCACCCCCACGACGCCCGGCGGCCCCTCCCTGCCCACCACGGGCAAGGCCGATGACACCTCGCTCTACAGCGGCAAGGTGGACCTCTCCACCACGAAGAAGGCGGACGGCACCTACACCCTCGAGGACACCACCCGCGGCGATGGCGTGGTGACCTACGACGGCCAGAACAAGGCGCGCCCGAGCGGCCAGACGCCGTTCACCGACGCGAACGACGTGTGGGGCGAGGCCACGGACAACGAGCGCACCAAGGCGGCGGTGGACGCGCACTACGGCGCCGAGATGACGTACGACTTCCTCAAGGACGTGCTCGGCCGCAACTCGCTGGATGACAAGGGCGAGAAGCTCGTGTCCTACGTCCACGTGGACAAGAACCTCGTCAACGCCTTCTGGGATGGCGAGAAGATGAGCTACGGCGATGGCAACGGCAAGGACGCCGGCCCGCTCACCACGCTGGACATCGCGGGCCATGAGATCGCCCACGGCCTGACCGAGCGCACCGCGGGCCTCGTGTACCGGGGTGAGTCCGGCGGCCTCAACGAGGCATTCAGCGACATCATGGGCACGGGCGTGGAGTGGTACGCCTCGCAGAAGAACCCCAACGTGAAGTTCGACTGGAGCATGGGCGAGGACGCCTGGCAGCCCGGCAACACCACGGGCGAGGCGCTGCGCTACATGAACGACCCGACCAAGGACGGCTACTCCATCGACAACTACAAGAACTACCCGAAGCAGACGGAGGTGCACGGCTCCAGCGGCATCGCCAACAACGCCTTCTATCTGCTGACCGAGGGCGGGAAGAACCGCACGTCGGGCCTGGAGGTGAAGGACGGCATCGGCATGGACAAGAGCCTGAAGATCTTCGGCCGCGCCCTGACGACGTACATGACGCCCAACACCACGTTCGCCCAGGCGCGCGAGGCCACCATCAAGGCCGCCACGGACCTGCACGGCGCCGACTCGGTGGAGGTCCAGAAGGTGAAGGACGCCTGGACCGCCGTGGGCGTGGTGAGCAAGTAA